The Cyanobacteria bacterium QS_8_64_29 genome contains a region encoding:
- a CDS encoding CPBP family intramembrane metalloprotease domain-containing protein: MTVKRVVLAVLTAIAVAKMALDLGSSLAQSQVQARLQLYQTDLTLHITELTAERFEPIEPRQLETAREALLGDDPYQAALQQYRQVRETVASQRSSLQARSRVAAEAAEEASASPARQQLREAEPRLTELDLKMGLLQAQRGNVEAAQQTWREAAQATSDGDRARTARVLTGLWQQPPQVPAHAEATLKANLDGWFRYRSLRQLYRLQARPQALQSLQARERARAKGAAVKLALVALVPGVGSLIGIGLLVFVLVQRALRGSNSLLAANSSVRWETPWDWETTWQVLVVGFFAIGQILLPLAFGLLGFNPSGLDVRGKALYVLASYGLMAAGGFYVLYRSLKPYLPLPAGWFRLRLRDSWLAWGLGGYAVALPLVLLVSALNQQIWQGQGGSNPILFLALQAQDPLALGIFFVTAAIAAPAFEEAIFRGFLLPSLTRYMPVWGAIVASSLLFSIAHLTPSEVLPLAALGLILGVVYTRSRNLLAPILLHGLWNSGTLVSLYVLGSGA; this comes from the coding sequence ATGACCGTCAAACGCGTGGTTCTGGCCGTACTGACCGCGATCGCGGTCGCCAAGATGGCGCTCGATTTGGGCAGCAGTTTGGCGCAGTCCCAAGTTCAGGCGCGACTGCAACTCTACCAAACCGATCTCACCCTCCACATCACCGAGCTGACGGCCGAGCGGTTCGAGCCCATCGAGCCAAGGCAGCTGGAGACGGCGCGCGAAGCCCTTTTGGGCGACGATCCCTACCAGGCAGCGCTGCAGCAGTACCGCCAGGTGCGCGAGACCGTTGCGAGCCAGCGCTCGAGCTTGCAAGCGCGCTCTCGGGTCGCGGCCGAAGCAGCTGAGGAGGCCTCGGCGTCCCCAGCCCGCCAGCAGCTGCGTGAGGCCGAGCCCCGGCTCACCGAGCTGGACCTCAAGATGGGATTGCTGCAGGCGCAGCGGGGCAATGTCGAAGCCGCCCAGCAGACGTGGCGCGAGGCAGCTCAAGCGACCAGCGATGGCGATCGCGCCCGGACGGCCCGCGTGCTGACCGGATTGTGGCAGCAGCCGCCGCAAGTGCCCGCCCATGCCGAGGCCACGCTCAAGGCCAACCTGGACGGTTGGTTTCGCTATCGGAGCTTGCGCCAACTGTATCGGCTGCAAGCGCGCCCGCAAGCGCTGCAGTCGCTGCAAGCGCGCGAGCGCGCCCGCGCTAAAGGCGCAGCCGTCAAGCTGGCGCTGGTTGCCCTAGTCCCCGGTGTGGGCAGCCTGATCGGGATTGGGCTGTTGGTATTTGTGCTGGTGCAGCGGGCGCTGCGCGGCTCGAACTCGCTGCTGGCGGCCAACAGCAGCGTGCGCTGGGAGACTCCTTGGGATTGGGAAACAACGTGGCAGGTGCTGGTGGTGGGCTTTTTCGCCATCGGCCAGATCCTGCTGCCGCTGGCGTTTGGGCTCTTGGGGTTCAACCCGAGCGGGCTGGACGTGCGCGGCAAGGCCCTCTACGTTTTGGCCAGCTACGGCTTGATGGCGGCCGGCGGCTTTTACGTGCTCTACCGCTCCCTCAAGCCTTACTTGCCGCTGCCTGCCGGCTGGTTTCGGCTGCGGCTGCGGGACAGTTGGCTGGCATGGGGCCTGGGCGGTTATGCCGTCGCGCTACCGCTAGTGCTGCTGGTCTCGGCCCTCAACCAACAAATTTGGCAGGGTCAGGGCGGGAGCAATCCCATTTTATTTTTGGCCCTGCAAGCCCAAGACCCGCTGGCACTGGGCATTTTCTTTGTAACGGCCGCGATCGCGGCGCCGGCGTTTGAGGAGGCGATCTTTCGCGGGTTTTTGCTGCCCTCGCTCACGCGCTACATGCCGGTTTGGGGTGCGATCGTTGCCAGCAGCCTGCTATTTTCCATCGCGCACCTGACTCCATCGGAGGTGCTGCCACTGGCAGCGCTGGGGCTGATCCTGGGCGTTGTCTATACGCGATCGCGCAACTTGCTTGCCCCCATCCTGCTGCACGGGCTCTGGAACAGCGGGACCCTGGTTAGCTTGTACGTTTTGGGCAGCGGGGCCTGA
- a CDS encoding histidine phosphatase family protein has translation MSTRVVIVRHGQSSFNVEQKIQGRCDESVLTERGAADAHRVGDVLRGSPADAIYSSPLQRARQTAEILQAYLPHSPPLQTTERLLEVDLPLWEGLTKQQVRERFPDDYRRWHQQPHELAMRVSGPEGERLHYPVLALYEQAQQFWQMLLARHRGQTIVLVAHNGINRCAISSAIGIPPSHYHTIQQTNCGLSVLNFSGGWGNPVQLESLNQTAHLDLPLPPPREQRGLRLLLVRHGETDWNRSSRFQGQIDIPLNTAGREQARKAADLLQDTAIDFGVSSPLLRPKETAEIALAHHPSAALQLESGLTEIGHGRWEGKLQAEIEAEYSELLQRWKSAPETVQMPDGENLQQVWDRAIAAWQGIVREAAPPPEAEFRTGLVVAHDAINKVILCHLLGLTPAHFWHIKQGNGAISTIDYPQGAEGWPVLQAINLTSHLSQDVFDRTAAGAL, from the coding sequence TTGAGCACGCGCGTTGTCATCGTCCGCCACGGGCAAAGCAGCTTCAACGTCGAGCAAAAGATCCAGGGGCGCTGCGACGAGTCGGTCCTGACCGAGCGCGGCGCGGCCGATGCCCACCGCGTGGGGGACGTCCTGCGCGGTTCGCCGGCCGATGCCATCTACAGCAGTCCGCTGCAGCGCGCCCGGCAAACTGCCGAAATCTTACAGGCGTACCTGCCGCACTCGCCCCCGCTGCAAACCACCGAGCGGTTGCTGGAAGTCGATCTGCCGCTTTGGGAAGGGCTCACCAAGCAGCAAGTGCGCGAGCGCTTCCCTGACGATTACCGCCGCTGGCACCAGCAACCGCACGAGCTCGCCATGCGCGTATCGGGCCCTGAGGGCGAGCGGCTTCACTACCCGGTGCTGGCGCTCTACGAACAGGCCCAGCAGTTCTGGCAGATGCTGCTGGCGCGGCATCGCGGTCAAACCATCGTGCTGGTCGCGCACAACGGCATCAACCGCTGTGCCATCAGCAGTGCCATTGGCATTCCTCCATCGCACTACCACACCATCCAGCAGACCAACTGCGGCCTGAGCGTGCTGAACTTCAGCGGCGGTTGGGGCAATCCGGTACAGCTGGAATCGCTCAACCAGACCGCCCATCTGGATCTGCCGCTGCCGCCGCCGCGCGAGCAGCGCGGCTTGCGCTTGCTGCTGGTGCGCCACGGCGAGACGGACTGGAACCGCAGCTCGCGCTTCCAGGGGCAGATCGACATCCCGCTCAACACGGCAGGCCGGGAGCAGGCGCGCAAAGCTGCCGATTTGCTCCAGGACACCGCCATCGACTTTGGGGTGAGCAGTCCGCTGTTGCGGCCCAAGGAAACGGCCGAGATTGCCCTGGCGCACCACCCAAGCGCGGCGCTACAGCTCGAGTCGGGGCTGACCGAGATCGGCCACGGCCGCTGGGAGGGTAAACTGCAAGCCGAGATTGAAGCCGAATACAGCGAGCTGCTCCAGCGCTGGAAGTCCGCGCCCGAAACCGTGCAAATGCCGGATGGTGAGAACCTGCAGCAGGTTTGGGACCGCGCCATCGCGGCCTGGCAAGGCATCGTCCGAGAGGCCGCGCCGCCGCCAGAAGCGGAGTTCAGAACCGGGCTGGTCGTGGCGCACGATGCCATCAACAAAGTGATTTTGTGCCACTTGCTGGGCCTAACGCCGGCCCACTTTTGGCACATCAAGCAGGGCAATGGGGCAATCAGCACCATCGATTATCCCCAAGGCGCCGAGGGCTGGCCCGTGCTACAGGCCATCAACCTCACCTCCCACCTAAGTCAAGACGTGTTCGATCGCACCGCCGCCGGGGCGCTCTAG